One stretch of Candidatus Latescibacter sp. DNA includes these proteins:
- a CDS encoding SUMF1/EgtB/PvdO family nonheme iron enzyme, translating into MAFRIPGFIRGIGGHYKIFLGIGIGICITFLGYGGIHYSSTDRFCFLCHAHPQSVISWKKSTHYKNKTGMVVHCAECHLPSGGVSYLTEKTRLGVRDVYSYYFKDVKKINWEAKSTLQHASTYTYDSSCLECHPDLYSLDLTPKGVKAHEYYMRTSDKIRCINCHLDVGHFREKPTEAMEVPTEGEKSKRPIYPPDTGKFENYSEIMSGSDVTFNMIAIPGGTFLMGSPDSEQGRRTDEGPPCRVKLSRFWMGEAEVSWREFDVYYSRTSTGKKTEGSQTASADSVRFDAVTGPTPPYGAPDQGWGKGSRPAFTMTWFAAAKYCEWLSEVTGRKYRLPTEAEWEYACRAGKPGAYSFPADMGKLSRKSLKNRLFGIDDSSVRKYAWFRSNSELETQPPYTNEPNPWGLYNMLGNVREFCLDWYSPDTYKENASESLMVNPRGPASGNDHVVRGGSYASSPEDLRSAARDRTDHDAWMVTDPQSPKSIWWYSDSKEVGLRVVREVEIDR; encoded by the coding sequence ATGGCATTTCGGATTCCCGGATTTATCCGGGGGATTGGCGGGCATTATAAAATCTTTCTCGGTATCGGGATCGGTATATGTATTACTTTTCTGGGATACGGCGGGATTCATTACTCTTCGACCGATCGGTTCTGTTTCCTTTGCCATGCTCATCCACAATCGGTGATTTCCTGGAAAAAATCGACCCACTACAAGAATAAGACAGGGATGGTGGTGCATTGCGCCGAATGCCATCTTCCTTCCGGAGGAGTAAGCTATCTGACTGAAAAGACCCGGCTGGGTGTTCGGGATGTGTACAGCTACTATTTCAAGGATGTAAAAAAAATCAACTGGGAGGCGAAATCAACTCTGCAGCACGCCTCCACCTATACCTACGACAGCTCCTGCCTTGAATGCCATCCTGACCTTTACAGCCTCGACCTGACCCCGAAGGGCGTCAAAGCGCATGAATACTATATGCGGACAAGTGACAAAATCCGCTGCATCAACTGCCATCTCGATGTCGGACATTTCCGTGAGAAGCCGACCGAAGCCATGGAGGTTCCGACTGAAGGGGAAAAAAGCAAGCGTCCTATATATCCTCCCGATACCGGTAAATTTGAAAACTATAGTGAGATTATGTCCGGCTCCGATGTGACCTTCAACATGATCGCCATCCCCGGGGGAACGTTCCTCATGGGCAGCCCCGATTCGGAACAGGGCCGCCGTACCGATGAGGGTCCTCCATGCCGGGTAAAACTGAGCCGCTTCTGGATGGGAGAAGCCGAGGTATCCTGGCGGGAGTTCGATGTCTACTACTCCCGAACATCAACCGGGAAGAAAACGGAGGGATCACAGACCGCATCGGCTGATTCGGTACGGTTCGATGCGGTTACCGGCCCGACCCCGCCTTACGGCGCTCCCGACCAGGGGTGGGGAAAGGGTTCACGGCCGGCTTTCACCATGACCTGGTTTGCCGCAGCGAAGTACTGCGAATGGCTTTCGGAAGTTACCGGCAGGAAATACCGTCTTCCCACCGAGGCGGAATGGGAATACGCCTGCCGTGCCGGAAAACCGGGCGCTTACTCTTTTCCCGCCGATATGGGGAAACTCTCCCGTAAGTCTCTGAAAAACCGCCTGTTCGGTATCGACGACAGCTCTGTTCGTAAATATGCCTGGTTCAGGAGCAACAGTGAGCTGGAAACCCAGCCGCCTTATACGAACGAGCCAAATCCCTGGGGCCTTTACAATATGCTGGGAAATGTCCGGGAATTCTGCCTGGACTGGTATTCCCCGGATACCTACAAAGAGAATGCCTCAGAAAGCCTCATGGTCAATCCCAGAGGCCCCGCTTCGGGAAATGATCATGTCGTTCGCGGCGGCTCCTACGCGAGCAGCCCGGAAGACCTCCGCTCGGCTGCCCGCGACCGCACCGACCATGACGCCTGGATGGTAACCGACCCTCAGTCGCCCAAAAGCATCTGGTGGTATTCGGATTCGAAGGAGGTGGGCTTACGGGTGGTGCGGGAGGTGGAAATAGATAGATAA
- a CDS encoding DUF1080 domain-containing protein, with product MKMMAAACAAGLLTAVLTTGMTAFAQDKEPNVVNALEGRTPSDAVVLFNGKDLSEWVQPDGKPAAWTAGDGSFTVKKGSGIMTKKEFGDMQLHIEFATPFPPKGEGQDRGNSGVYLQGIYEVQVLDSFGNKTYIDGMVGAIYKQYPPLVNASRPSGIWQTYDIIFHAPKFDSAKKVTQKARVTILHNGVLIQDNVEIGSTPGGPRSAEAPRGPIFLQDHNHPVKFRNVWMREL from the coding sequence ATGAAGATGATGGCTGCGGCATGCGCGGCGGGTCTTTTGACCGCTGTTTTGACCACTGGCATGACGGCTTTTGCACAGGACAAGGAACCCAATGTGGTGAACGCCCTTGAGGGACGGACCCCTTCGGATGCTGTCGTGCTCTTTAACGGCAAGGACCTTTCCGAATGGGTGCAGCCGGACGGCAAACCGGCGGCCTGGACTGCAGGCGATGGCTCATTCACCGTGAAAAAAGGCAGCGGCATCATGACCAAAAAGGAATTCGGCGACATGCAGCTTCACATCGAATTTGCCACTCCTTTTCCGCCCAAGGGCGAGGGACAGGACCGCGGCAACAGCGGCGTTTACCTCCAGGGAATCTATGAGGTGCAGGTGCTGGACTCTTTCGGCAATAAAACCTATATCGACGGCATGGTCGGGGCGATTTACAAACAGTATCCGCCCCTCGTGAACGCTTCGAGGCCCTCCGGAATATGGCAGACCTACGACATCATCTTCCATGCGCCGAAATTCGATTCCGCCAAAAAGGTTACCCAAAAGGCGCGGGTTACCATCCTCCACAACGGCGTGCTCATCCAGGACAATGTGGAGATCGGCTCCACTCCGGGCGGCCCACGGAGTGCAGAAGCCCCGCGCGGCCCGATTTTCCTGCAGGACCACAATCATCCGGTGAAATTCAGGAATGTCTGGATGAGAGAACTGTAA